A portion of the Halobacillus ihumii genome contains these proteins:
- a CDS encoding PTS fructose transporter subunit IIABC translates to MKILAVTACPVGIAHTYMAAENLQKAGEDMNVDIKVETQGSIGVENALTEKDIEEADGIIIASDKDVSKERFAGKNLIVVGVQEGIRQPKELIQRIMDGNVSVYKGEMPSADSVKQKMKQKENPIYRHLMNGVSYMIPFIVVGGLLIAISLALGGEQTDGGIVIPEGSFWKQIESLGAASFSFMVPILAGFIAVSIADRPGLAPGIIGGYIAANGSFYGSEAGAGFIGGIIAGFLAGYVVLGIKKIKVPQAVQPVMPIIFIPIIASLVVGLLFIFVIGAPVAAIFEGLTQWLEGMQGTSSIVLALILGGMIAIDMGGPFNKVAFLFGAAMIAEGNYEIMGPIAVAICIPPLGMGLATFLNKKKYNQAERETGKASFTMGLFGITEGAIPFAAQDPLRVIPSIVVGSMAGSVVAMMSSVGDRVAHGGPIVAVLGAVDNVLMFFVAAAIGVVITAFMANALKKDVVAAGAGMPVGEAADAESDSVIKEAVEEKEEVNSQPSQEQDHINITKLTDITTPDLIDIDLTGSTRDEVIDELIQTLDKQDVLHSAESFKEAIVNREQEGTTGLGMNIAIPHGKSLAVKKPAVVFGIKREGVDWNSMDGTDAKLIFMIAVPKEREGDDHLKILQMLSRRLMNESFREELLNVSSKEEAYRLLETIQ, encoded by the coding sequence ATGAAAATACTAGCTGTTACAGCATGTCCAGTCGGAATTGCCCACACGTATATGGCTGCTGAGAACCTTCAGAAGGCCGGCGAAGACATGAATGTTGACATCAAAGTGGAGACTCAAGGATCCATCGGTGTTGAGAACGCGCTGACAGAGAAAGATATTGAGGAAGCAGACGGAATCATTATTGCCAGTGATAAGGATGTTTCTAAAGAGCGTTTTGCGGGGAAGAATTTGATTGTTGTAGGAGTTCAGGAAGGAATCCGTCAGCCAAAGGAACTAATTCAACGAATTATGGATGGAAATGTATCCGTTTACAAAGGTGAAATGCCTTCTGCTGATTCTGTTAAGCAGAAGATGAAACAAAAGGAGAATCCTATCTATCGTCACTTAATGAACGGAGTTTCCTATATGATTCCGTTTATCGTAGTTGGTGGGTTACTGATTGCCATCTCTCTTGCCCTCGGGGGAGAACAGACAGATGGGGGCATTGTCATTCCTGAAGGATCATTCTGGAAACAAATTGAAAGTTTAGGAGCCGCTTCGTTCAGCTTTATGGTACCGATTTTAGCCGGATTTATTGCGGTCAGTATTGCCGATCGACCAGGATTAGCTCCCGGAATTATTGGCGGATACATTGCGGCTAATGGAAGTTTTTACGGCAGTGAAGCGGGTGCAGGGTTCATTGGTGGAATCATCGCCGGATTCCTAGCTGGATATGTGGTGCTTGGTATTAAGAAAATTAAAGTGCCTCAAGCAGTCCAGCCAGTAATGCCGATCATTTTTATTCCGATCATAGCTTCATTGGTTGTCGGATTGTTATTCATTTTCGTAATTGGAGCCCCTGTAGCTGCTATTTTCGAAGGTTTGACGCAGTGGCTTGAAGGCATGCAGGGAACCAGTTCGATTGTACTTGCCCTCATCCTCGGTGGAATGATTGCGATTGATATGGGAGGGCCTTTTAATAAAGTAGCCTTTTTATTCGGAGCGGCGATGATCGCAGAAGGAAATTATGAAATCATGGGACCTATTGCTGTTGCGATCTGTATCCCGCCGCTCGGTATGGGACTTGCAACATTTTTGAATAAGAAAAAATATAACCAGGCTGAGCGGGAAACAGGGAAAGCATCGTTCACGATGGGACTATTCGGAATAACTGAGGGAGCCATTCCCTTTGCCGCTCAGGATCCATTGCGCGTCATACCAAGTATTGTCGTTGGTTCAATGGCCGGTTCAGTCGTAGCCATGATGAGCAGCGTTGGGGATCGCGTCGCCCATGGCGGCCCGATCGTAGCAGTGTTAGGCGCTGTCGATAACGTGCTGATGTTTTTCGTAGCTGCAGCAATTGGGGTTGTTATTACAGCATTTATGGCGAACGCGTTGAAGAAAGATGTCGTCGCTGCTGGGGCTGGAATGCCTGTGGGGGAAGCCGCTGATGCTGAGTCTGACTCGGTCATTAAAGAAGCCGTTGAAGAAAAAGAAGAAGTGAACAGCCAGCCATCTCAGGAGCAAGATCACATCAACATTACCAAACTTACCGACATTACGACACCAGACCTTATCGATATCGATTTGACAGGCTCGACCCGTGATGAAGTGATCGATGAGCTAATTCAGACACTGGATAAACAAGACGTCCTGCATTCGGCTGAATCATTTAAAGAAGCGATTGTGAATCGTGAGCAAGAAGGCACCACGGGACTTGGCATGAATATCGCGATTCCGCACGGTAAATCCTTAGCTGTCAAAAAGCCTGCCGTCGTGTTTGGTATTAAGCGGGAAGGTGTCGACTGGAACAGTATGGATGGAACAGATGCAAAACTGATTTTCATGATTGCGGTTCCGAAAGAAAGAGAAGGAGACGATCATTTGAAGATTCTCCAAATGCTTTCGCGTCGTTTGATGAATGAGAGTTTCAGAGAAGAACTGTTAAACGTGTCGTCGAAAGAGGAAGCGTACCGGTTGCTGGAAACGATTCAATAA
- a CDS encoding BglG family transcription antiterminator: MNDRQRELVHTLILNTNEYTHVHALAESLHCSEKTIRNDLKVVGEFIKDYPDATLDRKQGVGIQLVVEAEEKSRMLDRLSQAEPKSQEDRLIEITYQLLVSKDPVTLSELSSQYFTNKSTIKGDLNQIAPWLERFELELVSRQRLGHAVKGGELQKRNALARLPELASSQLSTSKEMLNLFSSYDVSVVRKLLRDMQHHFSVFSVEGDYESLLIHTLVMIKRTTQRSPITLDESAEETVSHTEEYGIADWFLTRLERILRIVFPQEERIYFTRHLISSKSNSGSSKKESNRLVEDIVEQLISQMGNFTVTDFYDDQTLKNGLNTHLESTVHRLHYGFTIHNPMLEEIKKMYPYMFRMVVLALEEVGAAHAFTIPEDEAAYVVLHFQASVERLQKHRNKLKKVLVVCNLGVGMSHLLQAKLEQTYRGFDIVDCVGMWEIDEALAKQAVDLVISTKSLPHQSLPVIVVSPLLEAKDKKRLDQFLKSIDQNSREGQNSEVIERFVEDELIYSDVDLEHRFKVVELLANGLVTKGNVTQAFPHSALLRERSSATSIGGGIAIPHAHPEEVLHSTVAIAILQEPLEWGREYVSVVFLLAMTKQDRSLIKPLIQRIASMSGSPEFIQNLKEAQDVSSIRQILRK, translated from the coding sequence ATGAACGACAGACAAAGGGAACTTGTCCACACATTGATTTTAAATACGAATGAATATACTCATGTCCACGCTTTAGCAGAATCTCTCCATTGTTCCGAGAAAACCATCCGTAATGATTTAAAGGTGGTAGGAGAATTTATAAAGGACTATCCTGATGCCACTCTGGATCGTAAGCAAGGGGTTGGAATTCAGCTTGTAGTTGAAGCAGAAGAGAAATCACGAATGCTTGATCGTCTCTCGCAAGCGGAGCCAAAGTCTCAGGAAGATCGTCTTATTGAAATCACTTACCAGTTACTAGTTAGTAAGGATCCAGTTACTCTAAGCGAACTGTCCTCACAGTACTTTACGAACAAGTCAACGATCAAAGGAGACTTGAACCAGATAGCTCCTTGGCTTGAAAGGTTTGAATTGGAACTGGTCTCCAGGCAGCGGCTCGGTCACGCCGTCAAAGGGGGAGAGCTACAGAAGCGAAATGCTCTAGCTCGTTTGCCAGAATTGGCCTCATCTCAGTTATCCACCAGCAAGGAGATGTTGAATCTCTTTTCCTCATACGATGTAAGTGTAGTTCGCAAGCTGCTTCGTGATATGCAGCATCATTTTTCTGTTTTTTCTGTAGAGGGTGATTATGAAAGCTTGCTAATCCACACTCTGGTTATGATTAAACGAACTACACAACGTTCCCCGATTACGCTCGATGAATCAGCAGAGGAAACGGTTTCTCATACAGAGGAATATGGAATTGCGGATTGGTTTTTGACAAGATTAGAGCGAATTCTCCGGATTGTTTTTCCACAAGAGGAACGAATTTATTTTACGAGGCACTTGATCAGTAGTAAAAGCAATTCTGGTTCATCGAAAAAGGAGTCCAATCGTTTGGTAGAAGATATCGTTGAACAATTGATTTCCCAGATGGGGAATTTTACGGTGACCGATTTTTACGATGACCAAACCTTAAAGAATGGGCTGAACACTCACTTGGAATCAACAGTTCATCGCTTGCACTATGGCTTTACGATTCATAATCCGATGCTGGAAGAGATTAAGAAAATGTATCCGTATATGTTCCGTATGGTCGTGCTAGCTCTTGAAGAAGTGGGGGCAGCGCATGCGTTCACGATTCCTGAGGATGAAGCGGCCTATGTGGTCCTGCATTTTCAAGCATCCGTAGAACGGCTGCAGAAACATCGGAACAAGTTGAAGAAGGTGCTGGTTGTTTGTAACTTAGGTGTAGGGATGTCTCATTTGCTGCAGGCCAAATTAGAGCAAACGTACAGGGGATTTGACATTGTTGATTGTGTAGGAATGTGGGAAATTGACGAAGCTTTAGCAAAGCAAGCTGTCGATCTAGTGATTTCAACAAAATCATTGCCACATCAGTCTCTCCCTGTGATCGTCGTTTCGCCGCTGCTAGAAGCTAAGGATAAAAAACGTCTGGATCAGTTTCTAAAGTCCATCGATCAAAACAGCAGAGAAGGTCAAAATTCAGAGGTGATTGAGCGATTTGTTGAAGATGAGCTGATTTATTCGGATGTAGATCTCGAACATCGTTTTAAAGTAGTCGAGTTACTTGCCAATGGGCTTGTGACAAAAGGAAATGTTACGCAGGCATTCCCTCATAGTGCTTTACTGCGAGAGCGGTCGTCTGCTACTTCGATTGGGGGAGGAATCGCTATACCTCACGCACATCCAGAAGAAGTTCTGCACTCAACGGTGGCGATCGCCATTCTTCAAGAACCATTAGAATGGGGACGTGAATATGTCTCGGTCGTGTTTCTTTTGGCGATGACCAAACAGGATCGATCCTTGATCAAACCACTGATTCAAAGGATAGCGAGCATGAGTGGAAGCCCTGAATTTATTCAGAATCTGAAAGAAGCCCAAGATGTATCATCCATCAGGCAAATTCTCCGTAAATAA
- a CDS encoding excalibur calcium-binding domain-containing protein — protein MKKLIVGLFALLMTIGGFSGVNVANAAVDKDCEADFETKEEALQYWNENDFSAENDPQRLDRDGDGEPCESLPSGGSDAENPSNEENNNTEDQQSTEETTPAADKDCEHFASQEEAQAYWDENGFTSGNDPQRLDRDSDGIPCEDDDEAPANPSDEQGTSDSQETTAQQGGELPNTSTSYASYTLLGLILTVLGGSLFVIRKRFQ, from the coding sequence ATGAAAAAACTAATAGTAGGTCTATTTGCTTTACTGATGACAATTGGCGGTTTTTCTGGAGTTAATGTGGCTAACGCTGCTGTTGACAAAGACTGTGAGGCAGATTTTGAAACGAAAGAAGAAGCACTACAATATTGGAATGAGAATGATTTCTCAGCTGAAAATGACCCTCAGCGCTTAGATAGGGACGGAGACGGTGAGCCATGTGAAAGTCTTCCATCAGGTGGTTCAGATGCTGAAAATCCATCCAACGAGGAAAACAACAACACGGAGGACCAGCAAAGCACAGAAGAGACAACACCAGCTGCCGATAAAGACTGTGAACATTTTGCTTCTCAAGAAGAAGCTCAAGCATATTGGGACGAGAATGGTTTCACATCAGGAAATGATCCACAACGTTTAGACAGAGATAGTGATGGTATTCCATGTGAAGATGACGATGAGGCTCCTGCTAATCCTTCCGATGAGCAAGGCACTTCCGATTCACAAGAAACAACTGCACAACAAGGCGGGGAGCTTCCAAACACATCTACTTCATACGCTTCCTACACACTTCTTGGTCTAATTCTTACGGTGTTAGGCGGATCACTGTTTGTAATTCGTAAGAGATTCCAATAA
- a CDS encoding class D sortase: MKYIATALVVIGIALAGWSGFQWWQGTQSVSEIEPEAQESTETVQAAGTEKENHSSQTVDQPIQTLSYDHEHGKNIAKLKIPAINQQFEVFWGTGEDTLDKGVGMYVSKWTTVPNKKKGHTVLSGHRDTVFTELGDIKKGDILTAVYNGKEYNYKVDKIWITDADDRTVIVKKDQPTLTLTTCYPFDFIGNAPDRYIIQGHLLN; this comes from the coding sequence ATGAAATATATAGCCACAGCATTGGTTGTAATAGGCATTGCTCTTGCTGGGTGGAGTGGTTTCCAATGGTGGCAAGGCACTCAATCAGTTTCCGAAATTGAACCCGAAGCACAGGAATCGACTGAAACAGTTCAGGCAGCAGGAACAGAAAAAGAAAATCATTCTAGTCAAACTGTAGATCAGCCCATACAGACTCTTTCTTACGATCATGAGCATGGCAAAAATATCGCCAAATTAAAAATACCTGCGATTAATCAGCAGTTTGAAGTCTTTTGGGGAACAGGTGAGGATACCCTGGATAAAGGGGTCGGCATGTATGTCAGCAAATGGACAACGGTTCCTAACAAAAAGAAAGGTCATACAGTGTTAAGCGGACATCGGGATACTGTATTTACTGAGTTAGGCGATATTAAAAAGGGTGACATTTTGACTGCAGTTTATAATGGTAAGGAATACAATTATAAAGTTGATAAGATTTGGATCACCGATGCAGATGACCGAACGGTGATCGTAAAAAAAGATCAACCAACCTTAACATTAACGACATGCTATCCTTTCGATTTTATTGGCAATGCCCCAGATCGATATATTATTCAAGGACACCTCTTAAACTGA
- a CDS encoding SRPBCC family protein, giving the protein MSENKRCSNLETAVEGRNLVMERTFDAPKELVFKAFSESDQLASWWGPQGWQTENRTFEFEPDGVWHYCMRCVDEGQGDFYGQESWGKAVYQEIEAPNKIVYNDVFADEKGNAVEGMPKIQANYIFQDQDGQTKLIVRNQFASVETLEAIMDMGIVQGFSSQMDKLDDHLKRVQ; this is encoded by the coding sequence ATGTCTGAGAACAAAAGGTGTAGCAATTTGGAGACAGCAGTAGAGGGACGGAATCTTGTGATGGAACGGACATTTGACGCTCCAAAGGAACTTGTATTTAAAGCTTTTTCGGAATCTGACCAACTGGCAAGCTGGTGGGGGCCACAAGGCTGGCAGACTGAGAATCGCACCTTTGAATTTGAGCCTGACGGTGTGTGGCATTATTGCATGCGCTGCGTAGATGAAGGACAGGGTGATTTCTATGGTCAGGAATCCTGGGGCAAAGCAGTCTATCAAGAAATTGAAGCACCAAATAAAATCGTGTACAATGATGTGTTTGCAGATGAAAAAGGGAACGCTGTAGAAGGCATGCCAAAGATCCAAGCCAACTATATCTTTCAGGATCAGGATGGACAGACGAAACTAATTGTGCGAAACCAATTTGCCTCTGTTGAGACCCTAGAAGCAATTATGGATATGGGGATTGTCCAAGGATTTTCCTCCCAAATGGACAAGCTCGACGATCACCTTAAACGAGTGCAATAG
- a CDS encoding glycoside hydrolase family 97 catalytic domain-containing protein, protein MMNRRIAFLKMIIGLGLVISFLTLSSVFVSAEESSSEKENKPVTSIDSPNGKVHLNFHLSDKGVPHYQLSYKDEELIEPSSLGFQFKNQKALADQFEIVKTSTKVFDDTWEPIWGEKSKIRNHYKQLTVFLQEKEAPHRKLNVVFKVYNDGVGFRYVLPEQENLGENIRITAENTEFRFSSNNTSWWIPNDWDSYEYNYHKTPLSEVEEVSTPFTMKTPEGTHLTVHEAALIDYAGMALKKAEGGDTVLKSHLAPWPNSNVKVKKDELPIKTPWRTIQIGDNAGDLVESDMILNLNEPNALQDTSYIEPMKYVGVWWEMISGKSTWASGPKHGATTENAKRYIDFAHKYLDTENQNIGLLVEGWNKGWDGDWIQNGEKFSFTESYPDYDLREVVQYAQEHGISYIMHNETAGDIINYEEQMAEAYDLYQKLGIHAIKSGYVADYGIHNPEGQHHHGQYMVNHYLEAVKKAADHQIMIDTHEPIKGTGLRRTYPNWMSREGVSGMEYSAFSDDTNPPEHTTILPFTRMMAGPIDFTPGIFDVQISHADTRVHSTRAKQLALYVTISSGTQMVADLPSNYKDENGNILPAFEFIKDVPVTWDDIKVPNAKIGDYASIVRRSEDEWYIGSITDENARVLKTELNFLEKGQKYVAEIYSDGPKVDLESNPEPVSINRVIVKANDTLVSSLAGGGGQAVRIYPASTEEIAKLPNYKAPKLKVSYNEVPRAIQSNDTFHIKVDVENKNNIVTGKELELQIDGETIASQHVRVAPESTETVILSYDQLFKTGKHRISVKGLASKKITVEEKKPTFEYSNFEVSAQEQTITATATVTNKGSYAGSVEVPFYINGELVEEKKIEVPAAAGGGSKEVAFTYTTPNEAGIYETAIANLGAKLAALPNIELTGKWLFNQGDDPNWMDPEYDDSQWQSVTLPASWEDHSNYTEANVYGWYRKSIKIPEEWKGYSLKVTLGKIDDVDTTYMNGQKIGQTGEFPTGDNGEGLQTAWKKEREYVIPAETIKYGEENVISIRVFDGSGGGGMYSGPVNLEVVPQQ, encoded by the coding sequence ATGATGAATAGGAGAATCGCTTTCCTAAAGATGATTATTGGTTTAGGCCTTGTAATTTCTTTTCTTACATTATCATCTGTGTTTGTAAGTGCTGAAGAGAGTTCTAGTGAAAAAGAAAATAAACCTGTGACTTCAATAGATTCCCCTAATGGGAAGGTCCATTTGAACTTTCATTTATCTGATAAAGGGGTTCCTCATTATCAGCTTTCTTATAAAGACGAGGAACTAATTGAACCTTCGTCTCTTGGATTTCAGTTTAAAAATCAAAAGGCCTTAGCAGATCAATTTGAAATTGTGAAGACTTCCACAAAAGTATTTGATGATACTTGGGAACCTATATGGGGAGAAAAATCGAAAATTAGGAATCACTACAAACAATTAACGGTATTCTTACAAGAAAAAGAAGCCCCCCACAGGAAATTGAATGTAGTATTCAAAGTTTATAATGATGGAGTCGGATTTCGATATGTGCTCCCTGAACAGGAAAATTTGGGAGAGAATATTAGGATTACAGCAGAGAATACTGAGTTTCGATTTTCCAGCAACAATACATCCTGGTGGATTCCTAATGACTGGGACAGTTATGAATATAACTATCATAAAACCCCATTAAGCGAAGTAGAAGAAGTCAGTACACCTTTTACAATGAAAACACCAGAAGGTACACACCTTACTGTTCATGAGGCAGCTCTCATTGATTATGCTGGTATGGCTTTGAAAAAAGCAGAGGGAGGGGACACTGTCTTAAAGAGTCACTTAGCTCCATGGCCAAATAGTAATGTGAAAGTAAAGAAGGATGAGCTTCCTATAAAGACACCGTGGAGAACGATTCAAATTGGCGATAATGCCGGTGATCTTGTTGAATCTGATATGATATTAAATTTAAATGAGCCAAACGCTCTACAGGATACCTCCTATATTGAACCTATGAAATACGTAGGGGTATGGTGGGAGATGATCAGCGGCAAATCAACTTGGGCTTCTGGCCCCAAGCATGGAGCAACCACTGAAAATGCGAAGCGCTATATAGACTTTGCTCACAAGTATCTCGATACAGAAAATCAAAATATTGGTTTGCTTGTTGAAGGCTGGAACAAGGGCTGGGATGGAGACTGGATCCAAAACGGCGAAAAATTCAGCTTTACAGAGTCATACCCGGACTACGACTTAAGAGAAGTGGTTCAATATGCACAAGAACATGGTATCTCCTATATTATGCATAATGAAACAGCCGGAGATATTATCAATTATGAGGAACAAATGGCCGAAGCTTATGATTTGTATCAGAAGCTTGGGATTCATGCCATTAAGAGCGGGTATGTTGCTGACTATGGAATTCATAACCCCGAAGGACAGCACCATCATGGCCAATATATGGTGAATCATTATTTAGAAGCTGTAAAAAAAGCAGCTGACCACCAAATCATGATTGATACACATGAACCAATTAAAGGCACCGGTCTTCGTCGTACGTATCCGAACTGGATGAGTCGCGAGGGAGTTAGTGGAATGGAATATAGCGCTTTTAGCGATGACACGAACCCCCCTGAACATACAACGATCTTGCCATTTACAAGAATGATGGCAGGGCCGATAGATTTTACTCCAGGAATATTCGATGTTCAAATTTCTCATGCAGATACACGTGTTCATTCAACACGGGCGAAACAATTGGCGTTGTATGTCACCATATCCAGCGGCACGCAGATGGTAGCAGATTTGCCATCAAATTATAAAGACGAGAATGGGAATATCTTACCAGCCTTTGAATTTATTAAAGATGTGCCAGTAACCTGGGATGATATTAAAGTACCAAACGCCAAAATTGGGGATTATGCAAGTATCGTACGCCGGAGTGAAGATGAATGGTATATCGGAAGTATTACAGATGAAAACGCGAGAGTATTAAAAACAGAGCTCAATTTCCTTGAAAAGGGTCAAAAGTATGTGGCGGAAATTTATTCTGATGGGCCAAAAGTGGATCTAGAAAGTAACCCAGAGCCGGTCTCTATAAACAGGGTAATTGTTAAAGCCAATGATACCTTGGTTTCTTCCCTTGCAGGCGGGGGAGGACAGGCAGTGAGAATTTATCCTGCTTCTACAGAAGAGATCGCCAAGCTTCCGAATTATAAAGCGCCGAAGCTTAAGGTGTCCTATAACGAAGTGCCTAGAGCTATCCAGTCGAATGATACGTTTCACATCAAAGTTGATGTGGAAAATAAAAATAATATCGTAACAGGGAAAGAATTAGAACTTCAAATAGACGGGGAAACCATAGCTTCTCAACATGTGAGGGTTGCCCCTGAGAGCACCGAAACAGTTATCTTATCTTATGACCAATTATTTAAAACGGGCAAGCACCGTATAAGTGTAAAAGGATTAGCTTCTAAAAAAATTACAGTTGAGGAGAAAAAACCAACATTTGAATATAGCAACTTTGAAGTATCTGCACAGGAGCAAACCATAACCGCGACCGCGACCGTAACAAACAAAGGCAGTTACGCGGGCAGTGTAGAGGTACCATTTTATATTAACGGTGAACTAGTAGAAGAGAAGAAAATAGAAGTGCCTGCTGCAGCAGGTGGTGGAAGTAAAGAAGTAGCCTTTACTTATACAACTCCGAACGAAGCTGGCATTTATGAAACGGCCATAGCCAACTTGGGAGCAAAGCTGGCTGCACTGCCAAATATTGAGCTTACGGGGAAATGGTTATTCAATCAAGGAGATGACCCCAACTGGATGGATCCAGAGTATGACGACAGTCAGTGGCAGTCAGTAACACTGCCTGCAAGCTGGGAAGATCATTCTAACTACACGGAAGCAAATGTGTATGGCTGGTATCGAAAATCTATTAAAATTCCGGAAGAGTGGAAAGGATATTCTCTTAAAGTTACTTTAGGGAAGATAGATGACGTAGATACAACCTATATGAATGGCCAGAAAATCGGACAAACAGGAGAATTTCCAACTGGGGACAACGGAGAAGGCTTGCAGACCGCCTGGAAGAAAGAACGTGAATACGTCATTCCTGCCGAGACCATAAAATATGGCGAAGAAAATGTGATCAGTATCCGCGTGTTTGACGGCTCAGGAGGTGGCGGGATGTATAGTGGACCTGTTAATCTTGAAGTTGTTCCTCAACAATAA
- a CDS encoding aldo/keto reductase, protein MKKIKLGNSKLEVGEISLGCMRIHELGKREAANVIENAMEAGVDLFDHADIYGSGKSEEVFSEAISMNDDVREKMKLQTKCGIRKGFFDFSKEHILESVEGSLRRLKTDYIDSLLLHRPDALMEPEEVAEAFSILKESGKVRHFGVSNQSPMQIELLQKYLDEDLIVNQMQLSVVHTPMIDAGFNVNMSHDPAIVRDSNVLDYCRLKDITVQAWSPFQHGMIEGPFVGNKEFPEVNAKLQELAEKKGITDSAIATAWILRHPATIQPVVGTMNQQRLRDIVKASDIELTREEWYELYRSAGNELP, encoded by the coding sequence TTGAAAAAAATCAAATTGGGCAACAGCAAATTAGAAGTTGGAGAAATTTCATTAGGGTGCATGCGCATTCATGAACTTGGAAAGCGAGAGGCCGCTAATGTTATTGAAAATGCGATGGAAGCTGGCGTAGATTTGTTCGACCACGCCGATATTTATGGCAGCGGTAAATCAGAAGAAGTTTTCTCAGAAGCGATCAGCATGAATGACGATGTGCGGGAAAAAATGAAGCTGCAGACGAAATGCGGAATTCGAAAGGGATTCTTTGATTTTTCCAAAGAACATATTCTGGAATCAGTTGAAGGCAGCCTGCGAAGGTTGAAAACCGACTATATTGATAGCCTGCTGCTTCATCGTCCAGATGCATTAATGGAACCTGAAGAGGTAGCCGAAGCATTTTCTATTCTAAAAGAAAGCGGTAAAGTTCGCCATTTTGGTGTGAGCAACCAGAGTCCGATGCAAATCGAATTGCTGCAAAAGTATTTAGATGAAGATTTGATTGTAAACCAAATGCAGTTGAGTGTTGTACATACACCAATGATTGATGCAGGATTCAATGTGAACATGAGTCATGACCCGGCTATTGTCCGGGATAGTAATGTGCTAGATTACTGTCGGTTGAAAGATATCACGGTACAAGCGTGGTCGCCGTTTCAACACGGAATGATCGAAGGGCCGTTTGTGGGCAATAAAGAATTTCCAGAAGTGAATGCGAAGCTTCAGGAACTTGCCGAGAAAAAGGGTATAACGGATTCCGCTATTGCGACTGCCTGGATTTTACGTCATCCAGCAACAATCCAGCCGGTTGTTGGAACGATGAATCAACAGCGTTTAAGAGACATTGTGAAAGCTTCTGATATTGAACTAACGAGAGAAGAATGGTACGAACTTTATCGTTCAGCAGGGAATGAGCTGCCTTAG
- a CDS encoding STAS domain-containing protein, whose protein sequence is MVSNYNLDSSNFESLRTVSRKMFEAITKQLDVNTAYVTKKSKTEMTVVSSYNENEEIIPEGYSVEYGGTYCRLIIENEKNALSKLDVTKDEVTRRLEVTDQLHVKGFLGVILRDLNGKVFGTLCVMDKAEKGFSEKDVEYLESMADILSHIIELDQTKYNMAFLNVPIIPITKGVSTLTIQGVIDQYRSEKIMRVVLRYSAEHQIDHFIIDVSGLVILDDLFPCVIVDLVKALQVMGIETILTGISPEIARHEDSNKQLLSTNIKTVPNLESALEYIGFYLLEK, encoded by the coding sequence ATGGTAAGTAATTATAATTTGGATTCCTCTAACTTCGAGTCATTAAGGACCGTATCGAGGAAGATGTTTGAAGCCATTACGAAGCAACTAGATGTGAATACAGCTTATGTCACCAAAAAAAGCAAAACAGAAATGACTGTGGTCAGTTCCTATAATGAGAATGAAGAGATTATCCCGGAAGGTTACTCTGTGGAATATGGCGGAACCTATTGCCGGCTCATTATTGAAAACGAAAAGAATGCCCTGAGCAAGCTGGACGTGACTAAAGATGAGGTGACCCGACGATTAGAAGTAACAGACCAATTGCATGTTAAAGGATTCTTGGGTGTGATATTGAGGGATCTAAATGGTAAAGTTTTCGGGACGTTGTGTGTGATGGACAAAGCGGAAAAAGGCTTCAGCGAGAAAGATGTTGAGTACCTTGAATCGATGGCAGACATCTTGTCCCACATCATAGAATTAGACCAGACAAAATATAATATGGCCTTCTTAAATGTGCCGATTATCCCGATTACAAAGGGAGTCTCAACTCTCACCATTCAAGGGGTTATAGATCAATACAGATCTGAAAAAATCATGCGTGTTGTGTTACGTTATAGTGCCGAACATCAAATTGATCATTTCATTATTGATGTCTCAGGCCTTGTCATCCTGGACGACCTTTTCCCCTGTGTTATCGTAGATCTTGTTAAAGCCCTTCAAGTCATGGGGATCGAAACCATCCTTACCGGAATCTCACCCGAAATTGCCAGACACGAAGACAGCAATAAGCAGCTGCTGTCTACCAACATCAAGACTGTTCCTAATCTCGAATCAGCTCTTGAATACATAGGATTCTACTTATTAGAAAAATAG